A window from Pseudomonadales bacterium encodes these proteins:
- a CDS encoding chemotaxis protein CheD produces MSRQPPARPVEIFLNPGEFHFGHRDTRIRTLLGSCVAITLWHPQLLIGGMCHYLLPSAGPGSSSAELDGRYADQAMLRFMRELARSGTRPEQYQVKLFGGGNQFPELLQDSAGGKVPERNIEAGQRLLADYGFRLEAQHVGGTGHRTLLLELWSGHVWLRHVAGTASGGVA; encoded by the coding sequence ATGTCTCGACAGCCTCCGGCTCGACCGGTCGAAATCTTTCTGAATCCGGGCGAATTCCACTTCGGCCACCGCGACACCCGCATCCGCACGCTGCTCGGCTCCTGCGTGGCCATTACGCTGTGGCATCCGCAATTGCTGATCGGCGGCATGTGCCACTATCTGCTGCCGAGCGCCGGGCCGGGCAGCAGCTCGGCTGAGCTGGATGGCCGCTATGCCGACCAGGCCATGCTGCGGTTCATGCGCGAGCTGGCCCGCAGCGGCACCCGACCGGAGCAGTATCAGGTGAAGCTGTTCGGTGGCGGCAACCAGTTTCCCGAACTGCTGCAGGACAGCGCGGGGGGCAAGGTGCCGGAGCGCAACATCGAGGCGGGCCAGCGGTTACTGGCTGACTATGGCTTCAGGCTCGAGGCACAACATGTCGGCGGCACCGGCCACCGCACGCTGCTGCTCGAGCTGTGGAGTGGCCACGTCTGGCTCAGGCATGTCGCAGGCACAGCCAGCGGAGGTGTCGCATGA
- a CDS encoding response regulator, which translates to MAKSIMIVDDSASLRQVVGIALKGAGYEVVEACDGKDALTKLDGRKIHLIISDVNMPNMDGITFVKEVKKLPSYRFTPVIMLTTESQEGKKAEGQAAGAKAWVVKPFQPAQMLQAVSKLILP; encoded by the coding sequence ATGGCCAAAAGCATCATGATCGTCGACGACTCCGCTTCGCTGCGCCAAGTGGTCGGCATTGCCCTCAAGGGGGCCGGTTACGAGGTGGTGGAGGCCTGTGATGGCAAGGATGCATTGACGAAGCTCGATGGCCGCAAGATCCATCTGATCATCAGCGACGTGAACATGCCCAACATGGATGGCATCACTTTCGTCAAAGAGGTCAAGAAGCTGCCCAGCTACAGATTCACCCCGGTGATCATGCTGACCACCGAGTCGCAGGAGGGCAAGAAGGCCGAGGGCCAGGCCGCCGGTGCCAAGGCCTGGGTGGTCAAGCCGTTTCAGCCCGCACAGATGCTGCAGGCCGTCTCCAAGCTGATTCTGCCCTAA
- a CDS encoding chemotaxis response regulator protein-glutamate methylesterase — MSPTRTRVLIVDDSAVVRQVLTALLNRERSIEVVGAASDPIFALERMNRDWPDVVLLDLEMPRMDGLTFLKKIMATRPTPVVICSTLTEKGAEISMQALAAGAVGIVTKPKAGLKGFLQDDIGSIVTAIKSAAAADMQRLKKSTSQLAALPVPAKLSVDALLPAAAAPLLTTTTERIVAIGTSTGGTQALEVVLTALPRVAPGIVIVQHMPEKFTAAFAERLNGLSAIEVREARHGDRVMPGRALIAPGGRHMTLKRSGAQYHVEVIDGPPINRHKPSVDVLFRSVARVAGRNALGIIMTGMGDDGARGLKEMRDAGAMTLGQDEASCVVYGMPREAVRLGAVERSLSLTQMAGAIVEHGKQAATATAAHRAG; from the coding sequence ATGAGCCCGACCAGGACCCGGGTGCTGATCGTCGATGACTCCGCCGTGGTGCGGCAGGTGCTGACCGCCCTGCTGAACCGCGAGCGGTCGATCGAGGTGGTCGGTGCCGCGTCCGACCCGATCTTCGCGCTGGAGCGGATGAACCGCGACTGGCCCGATGTGGTGCTGCTCGATCTGGAGATGCCACGCATGGATGGCCTCACCTTTCTGAAAAAGATCATGGCGACGCGACCGACGCCGGTGGTGATCTGCTCGACGCTCACCGAGAAGGGGGCGGAGATCTCGATGCAGGCGCTGGCGGCCGGCGCGGTGGGCATCGTCACCAAGCCCAAGGCCGGGCTCAAGGGCTTTCTGCAGGATGACATCGGCAGCATCGTCACCGCCATCAAGAGCGCAGCGGCCGCTGACATGCAGCGGCTGAAAAAGTCTACAAGCCAACTGGCAGCGCTGCCGGTACCGGCGAAGCTGTCGGTCGATGCACTGCTGCCCGCCGCCGCTGCGCCGCTGCTGACCACCACCACCGAGCGGATCGTGGCCATTGGCACCTCCACCGGGGGCACTCAGGCATTGGAAGTGGTGCTGACCGCGCTGCCAAGGGTGGCGCCGGGCATCGTCATCGTCCAGCACATGCCGGAAAAGTTCACTGCGGCCTTTGCCGAGCGGCTGAACGGGCTGTCGGCCATCGAGGTGCGTGAGGCGCGGCATGGTGACCGGGTGATGCCGGGTCGTGCACTGATCGCGCCGGGTGGACGGCACATGACACTCAAGCGCAGCGGGGCCCAGTACCATGTCGAGGTGATCGACGGTCCACCGATCAACCGCCACAAACCCTCGGTCGACGTGCTGTTCCGTTCGGTGGCCCGTGTCGCTGGGCGCAATGCGCTCGGCATCATCATGACCGGCATGGGCGATGATGGCGCGCGTGGGCTGAAGGAGATGCGCGATGCCGGTGCCATGACGCTGGGACAGGATGAAGCCAGTTGCGTGGTCTACGGCATGCCCAGGGAGGCGGTCAGGCTGGGCGCGGTCGAACGCTCGCTGTCGCTGACGCAGATGGCCGGCGCCATCGTCGAGCATGGCAAGCAGGCCGCGACGGCCACTGCTGCTCACCGGGCGGGGTGA
- a CDS encoding protein-glutamate O-methyltransferase CheR — protein sequence MRPDEFEWIRRFLHQQSGIALNDSKRALVTGRLEKRLRHHRLGSYGDYFRLLGQPGQQAEAALVVDLLTTNETFFFREPKHFEFLREQLFISHPRNRPLRCWSAASSSGEEAYTLAMLLAEHGPSEWEVIGTDISGRVIEKAQRGLYPLAAADKIPLPLLKKYCLKGRDEHEGLLRIQEALRRRVRFLRANLLQPLPELGLFDVILLRNVMIYFDMPTKQRLLDKLQPLLRPGGYFIISHSETLNGISTALKPVQPSIYRSASA from the coding sequence CTGCGTCCTGACGAATTCGAGTGGATTCGCCGTTTTCTGCATCAGCAGAGCGGCATCGCCCTCAACGACAGCAAGCGGGCACTGGTAACCGGGCGGCTGGAGAAGCGGCTGCGGCACCATCGGCTGGGCAGCTATGGCGACTATTTTCGCCTGCTCGGACAGCCCGGCCAGCAGGCGGAGGCGGCACTGGTGGTCGATCTGCTGACCACCAACGAGACCTTTTTCTTTCGCGAACCGAAACATTTTGAATTCCTGCGCGAACAGCTTTTCATATCCCACCCGCGCAACCGCCCGTTGCGCTGCTGGAGCGCGGCCAGCTCCAGCGGCGAGGAGGCCTACACGCTGGCGATGCTGCTGGCGGAGCATGGTCCCAGCGAGTGGGAGGTGATCGGCACCGACATCTCCGGTCGGGTCATCGAGAAGGCGCAGCGCGGACTCTATCCGCTCGCCGCCGCCGACAAGATTCCGCTGCCGCTGCTGAAAAAGTATTGCCTGAAGGGGCGCGATGAACATGAAGGGCTGTTGCGCATTCAGGAGGCGCTGCGCAGGCGGGTCCGTTTTCTGCGCGCCAACCTGCTGCAGCCGCTGCCCGAGCTGGGGCTGTTCGATGTGATCCTGCTGCGCAATGTGATGATCTACTTCGACATGCCGACCAAGCAGCGGCTGCTGGACAAGCTGCAACCGCTGCTGCGTCCCGGCGGCTACTTCATCATCAGCCACTCCGAGACGCTCAATGGCATCAGTACCGCGCTGAAGCCGGTGCAGCCATCGATCTACCGCAGTGCCAGCGCATGA
- a CDS encoding MCP four helix bundle domain-containing protein: MIFLLAIAIGITVVVGTIAVLGLRDTTRAMHEIGSVRLPSVVGLHMISEGQTAIRSANRGVLVLQSSPKAREQFAAILKEKQNIWARIDDGWKLYEPLPQTEEEAVLWKRFVQEWQLWRAADNRMSETIEALSKGQSDEGQKVLFAKMESQLREVLPLFGAAQTTLREISDLNERVGTQAVATGEADATRATTLMLVSALGATALLILFAAVVIRGIRRPLSAAVVFFDRLASGETDPEIETGHDEIGQMLKAFDAVRARMKADAEVMAQMLAENSRIRIALDNVTTNVMIADNDRNIVYTNQSVIDMLRNAESDIRKELTNFNAGRLIGSNIDQFHKHPEHQRQMLATFSSTHRAQIKIGGRTFGLIANPVISAQGERLGSVVEWKDRTDEVAIEGEVARIVDAASSGDLTRRIDLAGKEGFFRALAGSINGMVSNTEAIINETVGALERMARGDLTAPIDGSYQGSYGVIQQGYNDTMNRLSQIIGDVMTAADQLANASGQISATSQALSQAASEQAASVEETSASVEQMSASINQNAENAKVTDGMASKAAQEANEGGGAVRQTVEAMKQIAERIGIIDDIAYQTNMLALNAAIEAARAGEHGKGFAVVAAEVRKLAERSQVAAQEIGELAGGSVRMAERAGELLAEIVPSIGKTSDLVQEIAAASQEQSSGASQINMAMSQMNQITQQNASSSEELAATAEEMTSQAEQLQTLMDFFKLAGHDSALRGLASPVPPTRGRGMSPRPAAAVAEAGIDEAKFSRF, translated from the coding sequence TTGATTTTTTTGCTCGCCATTGCCATCGGTATCACGGTTGTCGTCGGCACCATCGCAGTGCTGGGGCTGCGTGACACCACCCGCGCCATGCATGAAATCGGCAGTGTTCGGCTGCCTTCGGTGGTGGGGCTGCACATGATCTCCGAGGGGCAGACCGCGATACGCTCGGCCAACCGCGGCGTGCTGGTGTTGCAGAGCAGCCCCAAGGCTCGGGAGCAGTTTGCCGCCATATTGAAAGAGAAGCAGAACATCTGGGCGCGCATCGACGATGGCTGGAAGCTCTATGAACCGCTGCCGCAGACCGAAGAAGAGGCAGTGCTGTGGAAGCGGTTCGTCCAGGAGTGGCAGCTGTGGAGAGCCGCCGACAACCGGATGAGCGAGACCATCGAGGCGTTGAGCAAGGGGCAGTCCGACGAGGGGCAGAAGGTGCTCTTTGCCAAAATGGAAAGCCAACTGCGTGAAGTGTTGCCGCTCTTTGGCGCTGCCCAGACCACGCTGCGCGAGATTTCCGATCTGAATGAGCGGGTGGGCACCCAAGCGGTGGCCACCGGGGAGGCCGACGCGACGCGTGCCACGACCCTGATGCTGGTCAGCGCTCTTGGCGCCACTGCATTGCTGATACTGTTCGCCGCGGTCGTCATCCGCGGCATCCGGCGACCACTCAGCGCGGCAGTCGTCTTTTTCGACCGGCTGGCCAGCGGTGAGACCGATCCCGAGATCGAGACCGGTCATGACGAAATTGGCCAGATGCTCAAGGCGTTCGATGCAGTGCGTGCCCGCATGAAGGCGGATGCCGAGGTGATGGCGCAGATGCTGGCCGAAAACAGCCGGATCAGGATCGCGCTCGACAATGTCACCACCAATGTGATGATTGCCGACAATGACCGCAACATCGTCTACACCAACCAGTCGGTCATCGACATGCTCAGGAATGCGGAGTCCGACATCCGCAAGGAGCTGACCAACTTCAATGCCGGCAGGCTGATCGGATCGAACATCGATCAGTTCCACAAACATCCGGAGCATCAACGGCAGATGCTGGCGACCTTCAGCAGCACCCATCGCGCCCAGATCAAGATTGGTGGACGCACCTTCGGGCTCATCGCCAACCCGGTCATCTCGGCCCAGGGTGAACGCCTCGGCAGCGTGGTGGAGTGGAAGGACCGCACCGATGAGGTGGCGATCGAAGGTGAAGTGGCGCGGATCGTCGACGCTGCGTCCAGCGGTGACCTGACCCGGCGCATCGATCTGGCAGGCAAGGAAGGATTCTTCCGGGCACTGGCCGGATCGATCAACGGCATGGTCAGCAACACCGAGGCCATCATCAATGAGACCGTCGGTGCCCTGGAGCGCATGGCCAGGGGTGATCTCACCGCACCGATCGACGGCAGCTATCAGGGCAGCTACGGTGTCATCCAGCAAGGTTACAACGACACCATGAACCGGTTGTCGCAGATCATCGGTGATGTGATGACCGCTGCCGATCAGCTTGCCAACGCCTCCGGACAGATCAGCGCCACCTCACAGGCGCTGTCGCAGGCAGCCAGCGAGCAGGCGGCCAGCGTGGAGGAGACCTCGGCCTCGGTCGAGCAGATGTCGGCCTCGATCAACCAGAATGCCGAGAATGCCAAGGTGACCGATGGCATGGCCAGCAAGGCGGCGCAGGAGGCCAATGAAGGCGGCGGCGCGGTCAGGCAGACGGTGGAGGCGATGAAGCAGATCGCCGAGCGGATCGGCATCATCGACGACATCGCCTATCAGACCAACATGCTGGCGCTCAATGCCGCGATCGAAGCGGCCCGTGCCGGCGAGCATGGCAAGGGTTTCGCCGTGGTGGCAGCCGAGGTGCGCAAGCTGGCCGAGCGCAGCCAGGTGGCGGCGCAGGAGATCGGCGAGCTGGCCGGCGGCAGTGTCAGGATGGCGGAGCGCGCCGGTGAGTTGCTGGCCGAGATCGTGCCGAGCATCGGCAAGACCTCCGATCTGGTGCAGGAGATCGCAGCGGCCTCGCAGGAGCAATCTTCCGGTGCCAGCCAGATCAACATGGCGATGAGCCAGATGAACCAGATCACCCAGCAGAATGCCTCCAGCAGCGAAGAGCTGGCCGCCACGGCCGAGGAGATGACTTCACAGGCCGAGCAGCTTCAAACGTTGATGGACTTCTTCAAGCTGGCCGGCCACGACAGCGCGCTGCGCGGCCTGGCATCGCCCGTGCCGCCGACCCGTGGCCGGGGCATGTCGCCCCGCCCTGCTGCGGCGGTGGCGGAGGCCGGCATCGACGAAGCCAAATTCAGCCGGTTCTAG
- a CDS encoding purine-binding chemotaxis protein CheW, with amino-acid sequence MKTIAASGDRLPAVVAPAAAMESGQYLTFMLAGETFALGILNIKEIIEYGALTTVPLMPDFIRGVINLRGRVVPVVDLAARFGRASTRVARRTSIVIIETRVDEGEQADGELQEIGILVDAVNEVVEIDGDAIRPPPTFGAGVQPEFIHGMAQRGSGFVILLDLNHLLSDDQVALLGQEVAPCLSE; translated from the coding sequence ATGAAAACCATCGCTGCATCCGGGGATCGGCTGCCCGCCGTCGTCGCGCCTGCCGCCGCCATGGAGTCGGGCCAGTACCTGACCTTCATGCTGGCGGGTGAGACCTTTGCCCTCGGCATTCTCAACATCAAGGAGATCATCGAGTACGGTGCCCTGACCACCGTGCCGCTGATGCCGGACTTCATTCGCGGGGTGATCAACCTGCGTGGCCGGGTGGTGCCGGTGGTCGATCTGGCAGCCCGCTTTGGCCGTGCGTCCACGCGGGTGGCGCGCCGCACCAGCATCGTCATCATCGAGACCCGCGTTGATGAGGGAGAACAGGCTGACGGCGAACTTCAGGAGATCGGCATCCTGGTCGACGCGGTCAACGAAGTGGTCGAGATCGACGGCGATGCGATCAGACCGCCGCCGACCTTTGGCGCCGGGGTCCAGCCGGAATTCATCCATGGCATGGCGCAGCGCGGCAGCGGCTTCGTGATCCTGCTCGATCTGAACCATCTGCTGTCGGACGACCAAGTGGCGCTGCTGGGGCAGGAGGTTGCACCGTGTCTGTCGGAGTGA
- a CDS encoding helix-turn-helix domain-containing protein, which translates to MEEEIELQTVPPLCRLPQASRERLLASAIQHRVAAGTVLFEQGELPTFQIVVLAGSVQLFGRSTQGREVLVEVARAPDLIIPAAVVTGAPYLMQARVPEPSRLLLIPAALFRDTLLQDPLLAHEVIDALARQFRRMVRQVKNLKLRSSVQRVGCYLLTLSKRQGTPGQAVLPYEKNLIASELGITRESFSRALANLEQAGIRVNGQTIMIVDATRLATACQPDSLIDDIEGAVAV; encoded by the coding sequence GTGGAGGAGGAGATCGAACTGCAGACGGTACCGCCGCTGTGCCGGTTGCCACAGGCCAGCCGCGAGCGGCTGCTGGCCAGCGCGATTCAGCACCGGGTGGCGGCGGGAACGGTGCTGTTCGAGCAGGGCGAACTGCCCACCTTCCAGATCGTGGTGCTGGCCGGTTCGGTGCAGCTGTTCGGCCGTTCGACCCAGGGTCGTGAGGTGCTGGTGGAGGTGGCGCGCGCGCCGGACCTCATCATTCCGGCCGCAGTGGTCACGGGTGCGCCCTATCTGATGCAGGCGCGGGTGCCGGAGCCTTCGCGCCTGCTGCTGATTCCAGCGGCGCTGTTTCGCGACACCCTGCTGCAGGATCCGCTGCTGGCCCACGAGGTGATCGATGCGCTGGCACGGCAGTTCCGGCGCATGGTGCGGCAGGTGAAGAACCTGAAGCTCAGGTCGTCGGTGCAGCGGGTGGGCTGCTATCTGCTGACGCTGTCGAAGCGCCAGGGCACGCCGGGGCAGGCGGTGCTGCCCTATGAAAAAAATCTGATCGCCTCTGAGCTCGGCATCACCCGCGAATCGTTTTCGCGTGCGCTCGCCAACTTGGAGCAGGCCGGCATCCGGGTGAATGGACAGACCATCATGATCGTCGACGCGACACGGCTGGCAACGGCCTGTCAGCCCGATTCGCTGATCGATGACATCGAGGGGGCCGTGGCAGTGTGA
- a CDS encoding chemotaxis protein CheA, producing the protein MSFKDEMRVALDTFIVESRELLQQMEEALLGLEQAEEVAEAIDAIFRTVHTIKGSAGLFGLTHIVEFTHVVESVLDALRDGRIEVSAELIATLLPCHDHIGLLIEAVAAGGDADEGPQLAAGTALLARLQPLVSGVIQAVTPAEQGTTRIDTSGGPLRSGNWHLSLRFAEECLRNGMDPFSFIRYLATLGDIIHLTTLTDRLPSVTAIDPECCYLGFEIDFHSGASKEEIESVFEFVLDGSTVRILPPDSQVSDYIELIRSLPEEEARLGEILVKSGILTQRELDEGLRLQQQSSAAGTPHQPIGAILVEQQMVQQPVVEAVLERQQQIKEKKAREAQSIRVDAERLDRLIDLVGELVIAGAGANLRASVVADAALNEATAEVMRLVEAVRDSALQLRMVPIGTTFSRFQRVVRDVSSELGKEIELVIRGADTELDRSVVEKIGDPLTHLVRNAMDHGIESTERRLAAGKPARGRLMLNACHDAGSVVIEVGDDGGGLNRDRILAKAIDRGIVAPNANLSDHDIHQLIFAAGFSTADQVSNLSGRGVGMDVVKRNIEALRGTVELEGVPGEGTTVRIRLPLTLAIIDGFLVGVGDAAYVVPLGMVLECVELAEADRQALAHRRYVNLRGEALPFVRLRDHFEIGGNPGRRENIVVVQYGGQKAGVVVDRLMGEFQTVIKPLGKIFSRLKGISGSTILGSGDVALILDVPALIQQAVVREAGITGASPDDAPHRVLAAG; encoded by the coding sequence ATGAGCTTCAAGGATGAGATGAGGGTTGCGCTCGACACCTTCATCGTCGAGTCACGCGAACTGCTGCAACAGATGGAGGAGGCACTGCTCGGCCTGGAGCAGGCCGAGGAGGTGGCGGAGGCGATCGATGCGATATTTCGCACCGTCCACACCATCAAGGGGTCGGCCGGCCTGTTCGGTTTGACGCACATTGTCGAGTTCACCCATGTGGTCGAGAGCGTGCTCGATGCGCTGCGTGACGGACGGATCGAAGTCAGCGCCGAGCTGATCGCCACCTTGCTGCCATGCCATGACCACATCGGCCTGTTGATCGAGGCGGTCGCAGCCGGCGGCGATGCCGATGAAGGACCGCAGCTGGCCGCCGGCACTGCCCTGCTGGCACGGTTGCAGCCCTTGGTGAGCGGCGTCATTCAGGCAGTGACCCCGGCCGAGCAGGGGACAACGCGCATCGACACCAGTGGTGGCCCGCTTCGCAGCGGCAACTGGCACCTGTCGCTGCGCTTTGCCGAGGAGTGTCTGCGCAACGGCATGGACCCCTTCTCGTTCATCCGCTATCTGGCCACGCTGGGTGACATCATCCATCTGACGACGCTCACCGACAGGCTGCCCAGTGTGACGGCGATCGATCCGGAGTGCTGCTACCTCGGTTTCGAGATCGATTTTCACAGCGGTGCCAGCAAGGAGGAGATCGAGAGCGTCTTCGAATTCGTGCTCGATGGCAGCACGGTCCGCATCCTGCCGCCTGACAGCCAGGTCAGCGACTACATCGAGCTGATCCGCTCACTGCCGGAAGAGGAGGCCCGCCTCGGTGAGATTCTGGTCAAAAGCGGCATCCTGACCCAGCGTGAACTGGACGAGGGGCTGCGCTTGCAGCAGCAGAGCAGTGCCGCAGGCACGCCGCATCAGCCGATCGGCGCGATTCTGGTCGAGCAGCAGATGGTGCAGCAGCCGGTCGTCGAAGCAGTGCTGGAAAGACAGCAGCAGATCAAGGAGAAAAAAGCCCGCGAGGCGCAGAGCATCCGGGTCGACGCCGAACGGCTCGACCGGCTGATCGATCTGGTCGGCGAGTTGGTCATTGCTGGCGCGGGCGCCAACCTGCGTGCCTCGGTGGTGGCCGATGCTGCCCTGAACGAAGCCACCGCCGAAGTGATGCGGCTGGTCGAGGCGGTGCGCGACAGCGCCCTGCAACTGCGCATGGTGCCGATCGGCACCACCTTCAGCCGCTTTCAGCGTGTCGTGCGCGATGTCAGCAGCGAGCTGGGCAAGGAGATCGAGCTGGTCATCCGCGGCGCCGACACCGAACTGGACCGGAGTGTGGTCGAGAAGATCGGTGACCCACTCACCCATCTGGTGCGCAACGCCATGGACCATGGCATCGAATCGACCGAGCGGCGACTGGCGGCCGGCAAACCGGCCAGGGGCCGATTGATGCTCAATGCCTGCCACGACGCTGGAAGCGTCGTCATCGAAGTGGGCGATGACGGTGGCGGCCTGAACCGCGACAGGATCCTGGCCAAGGCGATCGACCGCGGCATCGTCGCGCCCAACGCGAATCTCAGCGACCACGACATCCATCAGCTGATCTTCGCGGCCGGTTTCTCCACCGCCGACCAGGTGAGCAACCTCTCCGGCCGCGGTGTCGGCATGGATGTGGTGAAGCGCAACATCGAGGCGCTGCGCGGCACCGTCGAGCTGGAGGGTGTGCCCGGCGAGGGCACCACCGTGCGCATCCGTCTGCCGCTGACGCTGGCGATCATCGATGGCTTTCTGGTCGGCGTCGGGGATGCCGCCTACGTGGTGCCGCTGGGGATGGTGCTGGAGTGCGTCGAGCTGGCGGAGGCCGACCGCCAGGCGCTGGCCCATCGCCGCTATGTCAACCTGCGTGGCGAGGCGTTGCCCTTCGTGCGGTTGCGCGACCATTTCGAGATCGGCGGCAACCCCGGGCGGCGCGAGAACATCGTGGTGGTGCAGTACGGTGGCCAGAAGGCCGGTGTGGTGGTCGATCGGCTGATGGGCGAATTCCAGACCGTGATCAAGCCGCTGGGCAAGATCTTCTCACGGCTGAAGGGCATCTCCGGCTCCACCATCCTCGGTAGCGGCGATGTGGCGCTGATTCTGGATGTGCCAGCGCTGATTCAGCAGGCAGTGGTGCGCGAAGCCGGCATCACTGGGGCCAGTCCCGACGATGCACCCCACCGCGTGCTGGCGGCAGGCTGA
- a CDS encoding BrnA antitoxin family protein gives MNKRPNPEMIDEENPEWTKEAFARAVPFSALPETLRTQLSSLRGRGPQKTLPKERITIRLSPEVVAHFRATGRGWQTRMDEALKEWLKTHP, from the coding sequence ATGAACAAACGTCCGAACCCTGAAATGATCGATGAGGAGAATCCAGAGTGGACGAAGGAGGCGTTCGCCCGCGCCGTACCCTTCTCCGCCTTGCCGGAGACGTTGCGCACACAGCTCTCATCGTTGCGTGGGCGTGGCCCGCAAAAAACGTTGCCCAAGGAGCGCATCACCATTCGCCTGTCGCCCGAGGTGGTGGCACACTTCCGTGCCACCGGCCGCGGCTGGCAGACGCGCATGGACGAGGCGCTGAAGGAGTGGCTGAAGACGCATCCGTAG
- a CDS encoding BrnT family toxin, translating to MEIAFDPDKSARNLLERGLSFERVAEFDFESALFEEDRRRDYGELRIRSFGFLDGRLHALVFVTTQVGIRVISLRRANAREVRHYHEQTSEP from the coding sequence ATGGAGATCGCGTTCGACCCGGACAAGAGTGCCCGCAATCTGCTTGAACGCGGCCTGTCGTTTGAGCGGGTGGCTGAGTTTGATTTTGAGTCCGCCCTGTTCGAAGAGGACCGTCGCCGGGATTATGGCGAGTTGCGCATCCGCTCCTTCGGCTTCCTCGATGGTCGCTTGCACGCCTTGGTCTTCGTCACGACCCAGGTTGGCATCCGCGTCATCAGCTTGCGCAGGGCCAATGCACGAGAAGTGAGGCATTACCATGAACAAACGTCCGAACCCTGA
- a CDS encoding STAS domain-containing protein, whose translation MQRLAFEGEMTIYHAAEQKAQLLAFLDRGDELEIDLAAVDEIDTAGLQLLIMAKQQARHSGKRLGFVLHSPAVIELFELANLVNFFDDPLVLSHRPDRA comes from the coding sequence ATGCAACGGCTGGCATTCGAGGGCGAGATGACCATCTACCACGCCGCCGAGCAGAAGGCGCAGTTGCTGGCCTTTCTTGACCGTGGCGACGAGCTGGAGATCGACCTCGCCGCGGTCGATGAGATCGACACCGCCGGCCTGCAGTTGCTGATCATGGCCAAGCAGCAGGCGCGGCACAGTGGCAAGCGGCTCGGCTTCGTGCTGCACAGCCCGGCCGTCATCGAACTGTTCGAGCTGGCCAATCTGGTCAACTTCTTCGATGACCCGCTGGTGCTCTCCCATCGACCCGACCGTGCATGA